A region from the Haemorhous mexicanus isolate bHaeMex1 chromosome 12, bHaeMex1.pri, whole genome shotgun sequence genome encodes:
- the LOC132332732 gene encoding C-signal-like isoform X1, translating into MAELCVSSVLVTGANRGLGLGFVQHFLRMPKPPQWIFATCRDPKGQRAQDLQNLVPKHPNLVIIALEIADPASIKAAAAKVEEHLGGSGLNLLINNAGMVKSKMLEEETLDDMTETYTINTVGPLLMGQAFQPLLKKAAQGSPGSGLSCSKAAIINISSLGGSLTSFFPWELVQVVSYRCSKAALNMLSKCQSVAYKEHGILCIALHPGWVQTDLGRSGGEAPPVTVDDSVQGMLKVLSSLSEKDTGAFLDWEGNVIPW; encoded by the exons ATGGCAGAGCTTTGTGTCAGCTCCGTTCTGGTGACTGGGGCCAACCGGGGACTCGGCCTGGGGTTTGTCCAGCACTTCCTGAGGATGCCAAAACCACCTCAGTGGATCTTTGCGACCTGTCGGGACCCCAAGGGACAGCGAGCACAG GACCTACAGAATTTGGTCCCCAAACATCCCAACCTGGTCATCATCGCTCTTG AAATTGCCGACCCTGCCAGCATCAAGGCGGCTGCAGCCAAGGTTGAGGAGcacctgggggggtctgggctCAACCTCCTCATCAACAATGCTGGAATGGTCAAGTCTAAGATGCTTGAGGAGGAAACGTTGGACGACATGACCGAGACTTACACCATCAACACAGTTGGACCCCTGCTGATGGGCCAG GCATTTCAACCCTTGCTGAAgaaggctgcccaggggagcccaggctcaggactgagctgcagcaaggcTGCCATCATCAACATATCAAGCCTTGGAGGCTCCctcacttctttctttccttgggAGTTGGTACAAGTTGTCTCGTACCGCTGCAGCAAG GCTGCTCTGAACATGCTGAGCAAGTGTCAGTCCGTGGCGTACAAGGAGCACGGCATCCTCTGCATTGCTCTCCACCCCGGCTGGGTGCAAACTGACTTGGGCAGATCTGGTGGAGAAGCG ccccctgtgacAGTGGATGACAGCGTGCAAGGGATGCTGAAggtcctctcctccctctctgaGAAAGATACAGGTGCCTTCCTGGACTGGGAAGGGAATGTCATCCCGTGGTGA
- the LOC132332732 gene encoding C-signal-like isoform X2: MAELCVSSVLVTGANRGLGLGFVQHFLRMPKPPQWIFATCRDPKGQRAQDLQNLVPKHPNLVIIALEIADPASIKAAAAKVEEHLGGSGLNLLINNAGMVKSKMLEEETLDDMTETYTINTVGPLLMGQAALNMLSKCQSVAYKEHGILCIALHPGWVQTDLGRSGGEAPPVTVDDSVQGMLKVLSSLSEKDTGAFLDWEGNVIPW, encoded by the exons ATGGCAGAGCTTTGTGTCAGCTCCGTTCTGGTGACTGGGGCCAACCGGGGACTCGGCCTGGGGTTTGTCCAGCACTTCCTGAGGATGCCAAAACCACCTCAGTGGATCTTTGCGACCTGTCGGGACCCCAAGGGACAGCGAGCACAG GACCTACAGAATTTGGTCCCCAAACATCCCAACCTGGTCATCATCGCTCTTG AAATTGCCGACCCTGCCAGCATCAAGGCGGCTGCAGCCAAGGTTGAGGAGcacctgggggggtctgggctCAACCTCCTCATCAACAATGCTGGAATGGTCAAGTCTAAGATGCTTGAGGAGGAAACGTTGGACGACATGACCGAGACTTACACCATCAACACAGTTGGACCCCTGCTGATGGGCCAG GCTGCTCTGAACATGCTGAGCAAGTGTCAGTCCGTGGCGTACAAGGAGCACGGCATCCTCTGCATTGCTCTCCACCCCGGCTGGGTGCAAACTGACTTGGGCAGATCTGGTGGAGAAGCG ccccctgtgacAGTGGATGACAGCGTGCAAGGGATGCTGAAggtcctctcctccctctctgaGAAAGATACAGGTGCCTTCCTGGACTGGGAAGGGAATGTCATCCCGTGGTGA